Proteins encoded by one window of Leptospira stimsonii:
- a CDS encoding lysoplasmalogenase, which yields MILLLFSVASLAHLLAIYFAPGEIALKLGTKIVPILILIFFSLFEGNWKDRSGKYIFIGLIFSLFGDTFLALPGNYFVFGLGSFLVAQVLYSIGFSVGNPVHIVRLIPYLIFGILFYTWILPGMNGALYVPVAVYVSAICVMGWRASSRECPKPEYWKSFFGSLIFIGSDSLIAMGKFLSLPIPWIGVWIMLTYYAAQFLIYESVEEN from the coding sequence ATGATTTTACTGTTATTCTCCGTTGCTTCCCTCGCACATTTGCTCGCAATCTACTTTGCGCCGGGAGAAATCGCACTCAAGCTGGGAACAAAAATTGTTCCGATTCTTATCTTAATTTTTTTCTCTCTCTTCGAAGGAAACTGGAAAGATCGCTCCGGAAAATACATCTTCATCGGTTTGATCTTCTCGCTTTTTGGGGATACGTTCTTGGCTCTTCCCGGAAACTACTTTGTTTTCGGACTCGGCTCCTTCCTCGTCGCACAAGTTTTGTATTCGATTGGATTTTCGGTCGGAAATCCGGTACACATCGTACGGTTGATTCCTTATCTTATATTCGGAATTTTATTCTACACTTGGATTCTTCCCGGAATGAACGGGGCCTTATACGTGCCGGTCGCGGTCTATGTCAGCGCGATCTGCGTGATGGGTTGGAGGGCTTCTTCCAGAGAATGTCCAAAGCCCGAATATTGGAAATCCTTCTTCGGTTCTTTGATCTTCATCGGTTCGGACAGCTTGATTGCAATGGGAAAGTTCTTGTCGCTTCCGATTCCTTGGATTGGAGTTTGGATTATGCTAACATATTATGCGGCGCAATTTCTGATCTATGAATCCGTGGAAGAAAATTAA
- a CDS encoding aminotransferase class V-fold PLP-dependent enzyme, with product MQSAAITDWKEIQDLYPVNQEMIWLNNCGTTPCNSETIQTVQEYLEGYAKKGVLTDVRKYGNVKHSIRKIVAGLIHCDPEELCVIHNTNEGMNFLSLGFRLKAGDEILLLENEYPSNIYPWEHWKEKGVNIGTIPMANTPDQFLDNLKAAVSSQTKIVSLSAVHWCTGMPFPLEEIGNFLDSKGIDFVLDGAQGVGMVPIDVRKMKLKYIAFPAWKWLLGPLGLGMLYIQQDKIDTLAFPFKGTGSVINDEVYLPYRSELKPGADRYEISSGNFLDWVYFQSTLEMLQKIGFHTVMERIYELADYLSEGMKGIGFQIELDHFPDYRTGIVVGYKEGISMEDLVSYLKKNGVMCALRLGKVRFSPHIYNRKDQLDRVVELIANFS from the coding sequence ATGCAGTCCGCCGCGATTACAGATTGGAAGGAAATCCAAGATCTTTATCCTGTGAATCAGGAAATGATCTGGTTGAACAATTGCGGAACCACTCCTTGCAATTCAGAGACGATTCAGACGGTTCAAGAATATTTGGAAGGTTACGCCAAAAAAGGCGTATTGACCGATGTTCGAAAATACGGAAACGTAAAACATTCGATTCGAAAGATCGTGGCCGGACTGATCCACTGCGATCCGGAAGAACTTTGCGTTATACACAACACGAACGAAGGAATGAACTTTCTTTCGCTCGGATTTCGTCTCAAGGCAGGAGATGAAATTCTTCTTTTAGAAAACGAATATCCGAGCAATATCTATCCTTGGGAACACTGGAAAGAAAAAGGAGTAAATATCGGAACCATTCCGATGGCAAATACTCCGGATCAATTTCTGGACAATCTCAAGGCCGCGGTTTCTTCTCAAACGAAAATCGTTTCTCTTTCCGCCGTTCACTGGTGCACGGGAATGCCGTTTCCTTTGGAGGAAATCGGAAACTTCTTGGATTCGAAAGGAATCGACTTCGTTCTCGACGGAGCACAGGGAGTCGGCATGGTTCCGATCGACGTAAGAAAGATGAAACTGAAATACATAGCCTTTCCCGCCTGGAAATGGCTTCTTGGTCCGTTAGGACTCGGAATGTTGTACATCCAACAAGATAAGATCGATACGTTAGCATTTCCTTTCAAAGGAACCGGCTCCGTTATTAACGACGAGGTTTATTTGCCTTATCGCTCGGAACTCAAACCGGGAGCGGATCGGTATGAAATCTCGAGCGGGAACTTTCTGGATTGGGTTTACTTTCAATCCACGCTTGAGATGCTTCAGAAAATCGGCTTTCATACGGTGATGGAAAGAATCTACGAACTCGCCGATTATCTTTCGGAAGGAATGAAAGGAATCGGATTCCAGATTGAACTCGATCATTTCCCGGATTACAGAACCGGAATCGTAGTCGGATATAAGGAAGGAATTTCGATGGAGGATCTTGTTTCCTATCTCAAGAAGAATGGTGTGATGTGCGCCCTTCGTCTCGGGAAGGTTCGTTTTTCCCCTCATATCTACAATCGAAAAGACCAACTGGATCGTGTTGTAGAATTGATCGCTAATTTCTCCTAA
- a CDS encoding TerC family protein, which produces MNQVNSGELTLIGIFTVVLGLLIYLDLFVLNKRAHKIPLRESVYWSLFWFSLAISFSILIYVMDHGPNDPDAGKTKALEFITGYLLEYSLSVDNLFVFIMVFQKFRITPQYQPLILKWGIIGALIFRAFMIFVGAELISVFSWILYLFGILLLYTAVKMYVHKEEEEDFHPESSPIIKFAKKFLPMTHAHHPEKFVVKEHGNYLFTSTFITLLVVEFSDIMFALDSIPAIFSITTDAFIVYTSNIFAILGLRSLYFMLSGVMELFVFLKKGVSVLLAFVGVKLLLPLFSPYVFGYEVHIPILVSLGVIVGTLTLSILASVPHYLKTKKGN; this is translated from the coding sequence ATGAACCAAGTAAACTCCGGAGAATTGACGCTGATTGGAATCTTTACGGTGGTTTTAGGACTTCTCATCTATCTCGATCTCTTTGTTCTCAACAAACGAGCCCATAAAATTCCTCTCCGAGAATCGGTTTATTGGTCTCTTTTCTGGTTCAGTCTCGCGATTTCGTTTAGCATTCTGATCTACGTTATGGATCACGGCCCGAACGATCCGGATGCGGGAAAAACAAAAGCCCTCGAATTCATCACCGGTTATCTTTTAGAATACTCTCTTTCCGTGGACAATCTCTTCGTCTTTATCATGGTCTTTCAGAAGTTCCGGATCACTCCTCAGTATCAACCTCTGATTTTAAAATGGGGAATCATCGGAGCTTTGATCTTTCGAGCCTTTATGATTTTTGTCGGCGCGGAACTCATTTCCGTTTTCAGTTGGATCCTATATCTTTTCGGAATTCTTCTTCTTTACACCGCCGTGAAGATGTATGTTCATAAGGAAGAAGAGGAAGACTTTCATCCCGAATCTTCTCCGATCATCAAGTTTGCGAAGAAGTTTCTTCCGATGACACACGCGCATCACCCGGAAAAGTTCGTAGTCAAGGAACACGGAAACTATCTTTTTACTTCCACCTTCATCACGTTGCTCGTCGTCGAGTTCAGCGATATCATGTTCGCCTTGGATTCGATCCCGGCGATCTTTTCGATCACGACCGACGCGTTTATCGTATATACTTCGAATATCTTTGCGATCCTCGGACTTCGTTCCCTCTACTTTATGCTTTCGGGTGTGATGGAACTGTTCGTGTTTCTCAAAAAAGGAGTGAGTGTCTTGCTCGCTTTCGTAGGAGTAAAACTTCTTCTTCCTCTTTTTTCACCTTACGTTTTCGGATACGAGGTTCATATCCCGATCCTTGTGTCCTTAGGAGTGATCGTAGGAACTCTTACACTTTCGATTTTGGCGTCCGTTCCCCACTACCTCAAAACCAAAAAGGGAAATTGA
- a CDS encoding ferritin-like domain-containing protein, whose product MNIKPLKETTFLEAVAAAIQHEKDYFEFYMSTYEKLPPGNTKELFERLAEEVDDHIKFITELYEQAEGSELPNLKQLTAIHKFHDSTLQRMMNKVERTISGPGSKDAHEALELAIREAENSVSFYEKLANKFEDVNIKSLFTKLKDYNNNYQSLLETELNGLDQSGSGQGTFFWDEQAEEVAKAETKPTKSSSAPKKTKAPVAKPAPTAKPAPTPTAKKAVAPAPKKSASKPVAKKAAPKKKSAVKKAAAKPKKTVKKSVPKKAAPKKKLAPKKKTSAKAKKKR is encoded by the coding sequence ATGAATATTAAACCCTTAAAAGAAACGACATTTTTAGAAGCGGTAGCCGCCGCGATCCAACACGAAAAGGATTACTTCGAGTTTTACATGAGCACTTACGAAAAACTTCCTCCCGGAAACACAAAAGAGCTTTTTGAAAGACTCGCAGAAGAAGTCGACGATCATATCAAATTCATTACGGAATTGTACGAACAAGCCGAAGGTTCCGAACTTCCGAATTTAAAACAACTCACCGCGATTCATAAGTTTCACGATTCCACTCTTCAGAGAATGATGAACAAGGTGGAAAGAACCATTTCTGGACCGGGAAGTAAGGACGCACACGAGGCGCTCGAACTCGCGATTCGGGAAGCGGAGAATAGTGTTTCCTTTTATGAGAAACTTGCAAACAAGTTCGAGGACGTGAACATCAAGTCTCTCTTCACCAAATTGAAAGATTACAATAACAACTACCAATCCCTTCTGGAAACGGAATTGAACGGACTCGATCAATCCGGCTCCGGACAAGGAACGTTTTTCTGGGACGAACAAGCCGAGGAAGTAGCCAAGGCGGAGACAAAACCGACGAAGAGTTCTTCGGCTCCGAAAAAAACGAAGGCTCCCGTTGCAAAACCCGCGCCTACGGCAAAACCGGCTCCGACTCCAACCGCAAAAAAAGCGGTAGCGCCAGCTCCTAAAAAATCAGCGAGCAAACCCGTAGCGAAGAAGGCCGCGCCGAAGAAAAAATCTGCCGTCAAAAAAGCGGCGGCAAAACCGAAAAAAACGGTGAAGAAATCCGTTCCCAAAAAAGCGGCTCCCAAGAAAAAGTTAGCGCCGAAAAAGAAAACTTCTGCGAAGGCAAAGAAAAAAAGGTAA